The genomic segment TGAAAACACCAGCACCAGCGCCAAGGCCAGCAGCGCATAGACGGCGCCGCTGGTGATGCCATCCTGCGCCAGGATAGCGGCGATTGAGAAATCCATAAATATACCTGTGCTGCGTGATGTTGTCCGGATTGCCGGGGTTACCCAAGTTACCGGGATTATCGAATTACTGCGCAGCGCCCAGCAGTTTCCATTTTCCGCTAACGATTTCCACCATCACGCGGGAGCGCTGGTCGAAACCGACGTGATCGGTCGGACTCATGTTGACGATGCCTTGCGAGACCGGCAGGTTTTTGATGGCTTCGATGCTGTCGCGCAGCCCGGCGCGGAACTCAGGACTGCCGGGCTTGCCTTTCTTGAGGGCCGCAGGTGCGGCGGCGCCAAGCAACATGCCTGCATCCCAGGCATGGCCGCCGAAAGTGGAGATGCTGCCGACGCCATAGGCCTTTTCGTAGGCACTACGATAAGCCATCGCCGACTTCTTGACCGGATTGCTGTCCGGCAGTTGTTCTGCCACCAGCAAGGGGCCGGCGGGCAGGAAAGTGCCTTCGCAATCCTTGCCGCAGACGCGCAGGAAATCGTTATTGGCGACGCCGTGGGTCTGATAGATTTTGCCTTTATAGCCACGCTCTTTCAGCGTCTTTTGCGGCAAGGCGGCCGGTGTGCCGGCGCCGGCGATCAGCACCGCGTCGGGATTGGCGCTAACCATCTTCAACACCTGGCCGGTGACCGACGTGTCGTTACGCGCGAAACGCTCGTTAGCGACGATCTTGATCTTGCGCAGCTCGGCCAGCTTGGAAAATTCACGATACCAGCCCTCGCCGTAAGCATCCGAGAAGCCGATAAAAGCCACGCTCTTGACGCCGGCATCCGCCATGTGAGCGATGATTGCAGTCGCCATGTGCGAGTCATTTTGCGGCGTCTTGAAAATCCAGCGGCGCTTGGCGTCGACCGGCTCGATCAGCGCGGCCGAAGCCGCCATCGAAATCATCGGCGTGCCGGATTCGGCGGCGACGTCGCTCATCGCCAGCGAACCGGGAACTGCGGTCGAACCGATCAGCAAGTCCACCTTTTCTTCACTGACCAGCTTGCGCACATTCTTGACTGCGGTGGTGCTGTCCGTAGCGTCATCGAGCACAATATACTGCACCTTCTGGCCGGCGATTTCCTTCGGCAGCAAGGCAAAAGTATTTTTCTCAGGGATACCCAGCGAAGCCGCCGGACCGGTGGCGGACACGCTCACGCCAACCTTGATCTGTGCGTATGCGCCGCCGCTACTTGCGGCCAGGGTGATTGCCAGTGCTGCGGAAACGGTCGTCCCCAACCATGCTTTTTTCATCTGATCTGCTCCATGTGGTTATAGCGCTTGGATGCCGCCGTCACAGGCGGCGACAATGGCGCCAAGCCCAGCGATGGTAGCAAAAAAATCAAACCAGCATCAGCGCGACCTGTTGCGCGGCGTCGGCTCCGGGCTTGTGCTGGAAACGGCTCTTGGCGAAACGCTGCCAGCGGCCCAGCACGAAACTTGCCAGGATATTGGCCCGCATCGCGGTTTCTGCCTCATTCGCTTCGCCCTGCGCGGCAGCGGTTCGCAGCGCCTGCTTGAGCGCCAGTTCGATACGGTCGACGAACTGGTTCATGCGCAGTTGCAGACGTTCGTCCTCATTGACCAAGGCATCGCCGATCATGACGCGGGTCATACCCGGATTGCGTTCGGCAAAATTAAGCAGCATCAGCGTAATCGCCTGCGCCTGATGCAAGCCCTTTTCCTGCTGTTCGGTAATCTGGTTGACCAGGCCGAACACGGTGCTTTCGATAAAGTCGATCAAGCCTTCGAACATTTGCGCCTTGCTGGCGAAATGCCGGTACAACGCCGCTTCCGACACCTCGATCCGAGCCGCCAGCGCAGCCGTGGTGATTTTTTCGCCCTTTGGTTGTTCCAGCATGACCGCGAGGGTCTGAAGGATCTGAAGTTTACGCTCGCCTGGTTTAGTAGTAGCCATGGTTTTTATTTTAGTAATAATGGAGATAATGAAAACTGGAGCAGAACCGGAACGCCGGCGCTGTAGCGCTGCTTCAGCGCAAACGGTGCAGATTCTTGCTCAACTGACGGACGGATTTTACTTTGACATCGACGTAATTGGGGCGCTTTATCGTATTTGACTGGTCCTTCAGGTACTGCGTCACCCACGCGGTACGCATCCCGACCCGCTTGGCGGCCTTCAGATTGACGATGGTGTCCTCCACCAGAATGCAGCGCCGTGCCGGAACCTTCTCGCGCGCCACCAGTTGTCGCAGCATGTGGCGCGACGGCTTGGGGCGCAACTGGCGATGCACATGCATGGCCTCGATCGAAATATGCTTGCCGAAATGACGCTGCAGGCGCAGATGGCGCATCACATCACCAGAATAGTGCAGCGGCGCATTGGTCAGCAAGATCTTGCGCCCCGGCAGCCGCTTGAGCAAATTGATCAGGCCGCGTTCCGCCCGAATCATGCCCAGCAGGTCGTCGAAACGATGCGCTTCGCGCAAAAAATCTTCGGGCCGTACCTGGTGATGTTTTACCATGCCCAGCAAGGTCGCGCCATAGCGCCGCCAGTAATTCTCGCGCGCGGCATTGACGGTAGCGGCGTCGGCATCGATGCCGTCACTGCCGAGGGTACGCGCCATGAAGGCGTTCATGTTGACGTGAATCGCCGGAAAAATCGCATGCGAGGCATTGTGCAAGGTATTGTCCAGGTCGAACAGCCAAAGCACGGCGTGTTTGTTCCCCTTTGTATTTTTTCTTCCTGTATCCATTACCATGATGTGCGCCGGTGATTTTCCGGAATTTAAAATCGCTGAGTCGTGAAGTCGCTGAATCGTTGATTCGATAACCAAAGGGGAACACGTGTTTCGTCAGATTATAGTTTCATTAGGTGCAACCGGCCTAGGTTCGGCCGCCGGATTACTCGCGCAGCTATCTTGCCTGTGCCAACGGACCCGGCTACGCCGGCTGCTGCTTCCCTTGGGATTTGGTGCATTGCTGGCGGGCGCGCCGCCGCTGTTCGCCCAGGATGTCATCGCCGGCGCATCGCTACAGCCTGCCGCCGGCGTTCGCCAGGGTGGCGCCATGTTTCAGGTACAACGCGACGGCCACAGCGCCTACTTGTTCGGCACCATCCATGTCGGTAAAGCCGATTTTTATCCCTTGGATGCAAAAATATTGCAAGCAATACAACAATCGTCCTGTATCGCACTGGAAATCGATCCGAACAATAATCAGGCCATGGTTCCGCTGATAAAAAAGTACGGCATCTATCCGGATGGTAAATCGCACCAGAAGGATTTGCCGCCAAAGCTGCAAAAAGAGCTCGCCGCCCTGCTGGAAAAGTACGGCATGGCGCCGGACCAGGTCGCCAGCCTGAAACCCTGGCTGATAGCGACCATGCTCGGCATCAATGAATACAGCAGCCAGGGTTATCTGTCGCAATATGGCGTCGACACCACCTTGGCCAATCTTGCAAAAAAAAGCAACAAACGCCTGGTCGAACTTGAGACCGCCGACGCACAGCTATCGCTGCTTGGGAGCTTGTCGTACACCGAGCAAGTTCAGTTTCTGCAAGACAGCATCGATGAAATCCAGGATCCAGCCAAAGCGCAGCGCTCGCTCGAACTGGTCAATTTGTGGCGCAGCGGCGATGTCGACGGCTTGGCCGCAATGCTGGCGGAAATGAATTCCGAGGACACATTTGCCAGTAAATTCATGCAACGTTCCCTGCTCGACGGCAGGAATCCGGGGCTGGCGGACGGCATCGCCAAGCTGGCCAACTCGACCAACGCCCCCTTCGTCGCTATCGGCATGTTGCATCTGGTCGGACCGAACAGCGTGCTGGCGATATTGCAACAGCGTGGTTATACGGTGACACGGGTT from the Collimonas arenae genome contains:
- a CDS encoding ABC transporter substrate-binding protein; the encoded protein is MKKAWLGTTVSAALAITLAASSGGAYAQIKVGVSVSATGPAASLGIPEKNTFALLPKEIAGQKVQYIVLDDATDSTTAVKNVRKLVSEEKVDLLIGSTAVPGSLAMSDVAAESGTPMISMAASAALIEPVDAKRRWIFKTPQNDSHMATAIIAHMADAGVKSVAFIGFSDAYGEGWYREFSKLAELRKIKIVANERFARNDTSVTGQVLKMVSANPDAVLIAGAGTPAALPQKTLKERGYKGKIYQTHGVANNDFLRVCGKDCEGTFLPAGPLLVAEQLPDSNPVKKSAMAYRSAYEKAYGVGSISTFGGHAWDAGMLLGAAAPAALKKGKPGSPEFRAGLRDSIEAIKNLPVSQGIVNMSPTDHVGFDQRSRVMVEIVSGKWKLLGAAQ
- the slmA gene encoding nucleoid occlusion factor SlmA → MATTKPGERKLQILQTLAVMLEQPKGEKITTAALAARIEVSEAALYRHFASKAQMFEGLIDFIESTVFGLVNQITEQQEKGLHQAQAITLMLLNFAERNPGMTRVMIGDALVNEDERLQLRMNQFVDRIELALKQALRTAAAQGEANEAETAMRANILASFVLGRWQRFAKSRFQHKPGADAAQQVALMLV
- a CDS encoding pyrimidine 5'-nucleotidase, encoding MDTGRKNTKGNKHAVLWLFDLDNTLHNASHAIFPAIHVNMNAFMARTLGSDGIDADAATVNAARENYWRRYGATLLGMVKHHQVRPEDFLREAHRFDDLLGMIRAERGLINLLKRLPGRKILLTNAPLHYSGDVMRHLRLQRHFGKHISIEAMHVHRQLRPKPSRHMLRQLVAREKVPARRCILVEDTIVNLKAAKRVGMRTAWVTQYLKDQSNTIKRPNYVDVKVKSVRQLSKNLHRLR
- a CDS encoding TraB/GumN family protein, yielding MFRQIIVSLGATGLGSAAGLLAQLSCLCQRTRLRRLLLPLGFGALLAGAPPLFAQDVIAGASLQPAAGVRQGGAMFQVQRDGHSAYLFGTIHVGKADFYPLDAKILQAIQQSSCIALEIDPNNNQAMVPLIKKYGIYPDGKSHQKDLPPKLQKELAALLEKYGMAPDQVASLKPWLIATMLGINEYSSQGYLSQYGVDTTLANLAKKSNKRLVELETADAQLSLLGSLSYTEQVQFLQDSIDEIQDPAKAQRSLELVNLWRSGDVDGLAAMLAEMNSEDTFASKFMQRSLLDGRNPGLADGIAKLANSTNAPFVAIGMLHLVGPNSVLAILQQRGYTVTRVY